In Zhaonella formicivorans, one DNA window encodes the following:
- a CDS encoding threonine synthase, whose protein sequence is MKNVKHLQCINCGKTYPAEPGVYTCPDCGPADGILDVIYDYDYIAKNYSKDYFANNKNYSIWRYEPFLPVQPDGPKPTLRVGWSPLYRTKALAEAIGLENLYMKDDGQNPTASLKDRASAIAVAKAAEEKAPIIACSSTGNAASSLAGNAASIGIKTCIFVPGRAPQGKVAQLRIFGANVISVQGSYEDAFKLSAAAIERYGWYNRNAAINPYLVEGKKTVTLEICEQMNWQVPDWIVFSVGDGCTIAGAWKGYVDLYKAGFIDRLPKVAGVQAEGCAPLTKAFHSGKKFEPTEENTIADSIAVGVPRNAEKALRAVRESKGTFINVSDEEILAAMRLLGNTSGIFGEPAGVAGLAGLKKLVANGTIGKHETVVCAVTGNGLKDVNNAIKAAGEPIKVKPDLDELFSVLEGIPGLVS, encoded by the coding sequence GTGAAGAATGTAAAGCACCTCCAGTGTATTAATTGCGGCAAAACTTACCCTGCCGAACCCGGTGTTTACACCTGCCCTGATTGTGGACCGGCTGACGGCATCTTAGATGTTATTTACGACTATGATTACATTGCCAAAAACTATTCGAAGGATTATTTTGCCAACAACAAAAATTATTCCATTTGGCGTTATGAGCCGTTCTTACCTGTCCAACCCGACGGACCCAAGCCCACACTGCGGGTAGGCTGGTCGCCGCTTTACCGCACTAAGGCATTAGCGGAAGCTATCGGTTTAGAAAATTTATATATGAAAGACGACGGGCAAAACCCCACCGCTTCTTTGAAAGACAGGGCTTCGGCCATTGCGGTTGCCAAAGCGGCTGAGGAAAAGGCGCCTATTATCGCCTGCTCTTCTACCGGCAATGCTGCCTCTTCCCTGGCAGGCAATGCTGCTTCTATCGGCATTAAGACCTGCATTTTCGTACCCGGTCGGGCACCTCAGGGAAAAGTGGCACAGCTCAGGATCTTCGGCGCCAATGTAATCAGTGTTCAGGGTTCTTACGAGGATGCTTTTAAGTTATCGGCAGCTGCCATTGAAAGGTATGGCTGGTACAACCGGAACGCAGCCATCAACCCATACCTGGTAGAAGGTAAGAAGACTGTTACCCTGGAGATCTGCGAACAGATGAATTGGCAGGTACCCGACTGGATTGTATTCTCCGTGGGCGACGGCTGCACCATTGCCGGCGCTTGGAAAGGCTATGTCGACTTATACAAAGCAGGCTTTATAGATCGCTTGCCGAAAGTGGCAGGTGTTCAGGCCGAAGGATGTGCACCGCTTACCAAAGCGTTCCACAGCGGCAAGAAATTTGAGCCTACAGAGGAGAACACCATAGCTGACAGCATTGCAGTAGGTGTGCCCAGAAACGCTGAGAAGGCGCTGCGGGCTGTAAGGGAGTCTAAAGGCACTTTCATTAATGTTTCGGACGAGGAAATTTTGGCTGCAATGCGGCTTTTGGGCAATACCTCCGGCATTTTCGGTGAACCTGCCGGTGTTGCAGGTCTGGCAGGCTTGAAGAAACTGGTTGCTAACGGAACTATCGGCAAACATGAGACTGTAGTCTGCGCGGTCACCGGTAACGGCTTGAAAGACGTAAATAATGCCATTAAAGCTGCGGGAGAGCCAATTAAAGTCAAGCCCGATCTGGACGAATTGTTCTCCGTGCTCGAAGGCATCCCGGGGCTGGTATCTTAA
- the hydA gene encoding dihydropyrimidinase, producing MALIIKNGSVVTEQGVVNKDLKVENEKIAVIADNIEASVSDEVIDARGKLVLPGVIDAHVHFNMPAGNTVTADNFESGTTSAACGGVTTFIDYAELVEGKTLLESLKIREAQAIGHSFIDYNLHLEIPGQCDFSLLDELEEIKAYGVKSLKVYTTYAMQLPDAKIKELLKKAGKLGMLVTIHAEDNDIVLAMKEEFLAKGKTSPAYHAASRPHIVETNCIEKMIAYAREAEAPVYFVHVSTGEGARKIKKAQEEGQVVYGETCPHYLVLTDECYERPQAQKYIMTPPLRKKEDQDLLWEGLANGTFQCITTDHCAFSLEQKLASDSCFNSLAGIPGTETLLPLVYSEGVAKGRITLEQMVSLLATNPAKIFGLYPQKGVIAEGSDADLTLLDPEKEVTLTGEALHSASGYTPFEGMRVKGYPILTILRGKVLYQDGKFVAEAPEGRFVKAVSK from the coding sequence ATGGCCCTGATTATTAAAAACGGCTCGGTAGTAACGGAACAAGGTGTGGTCAACAAGGACCTAAAGGTGGAAAATGAAAAGATCGCTGTCATTGCAGACAACATTGAGGCAAGCGTTTCTGATGAGGTGATCGATGCCAGGGGCAAATTGGTCTTGCCTGGGGTAATCGATGCTCACGTTCACTTTAATATGCCTGCGGGAAATACGGTGACAGCCGATAATTTTGAGAGCGGAACCACCTCTGCCGCTTGCGGAGGGGTTACTACCTTTATTGATTATGCTGAACTGGTAGAAGGAAAAACACTGCTTGAGTCTCTGAAAATTCGTGAAGCGCAAGCAATTGGGCATAGCTTCATAGATTATAACTTACATTTAGAAATACCCGGTCAATGCGATTTTTCTCTGCTCGACGAGTTAGAGGAAATTAAAGCATATGGTGTTAAAAGTTTAAAAGTTTACACTACTTATGCCATGCAGCTTCCCGATGCCAAGATTAAAGAACTGTTGAAGAAAGCCGGAAAGCTGGGCATGCTGGTTACGATTCATGCTGAAGATAATGATATTGTGCTTGCCATGAAAGAAGAGTTTCTGGCCAAGGGAAAAACCTCCCCTGCTTATCATGCTGCCAGCAGGCCCCATATTGTTGAAACTAATTGCATTGAGAAAATGATCGCATATGCCAGAGAGGCTGAAGCACCGGTGTATTTTGTTCATGTTTCAACCGGGGAAGGAGCCCGGAAAATTAAGAAGGCGCAGGAAGAAGGACAAGTTGTCTACGGCGAAACCTGCCCCCATTATCTGGTTTTAACCGATGAGTGCTATGAAAGGCCTCAAGCTCAAAAGTATATTATGACACCTCCTTTACGTAAAAAAGAAGACCAGGACTTATTGTGGGAGGGCCTGGCTAATGGTACTTTCCAGTGTATCACTACTGACCATTGTGCTTTTTCATTGGAACAGAAATTGGCATCGGATTCCTGTTTTAATTCTCTAGCCGGTATCCCTGGAACCGAGACGCTGCTTCCCTTGGTATACAGTGAAGGAGTGGCGAAAGGCAGGATTACATTAGAGCAAATGGTAAGCTTGTTAGCTACGAACCCTGCTAAAATTTTTGGCCTATACCCACAAAAAGGTGTGATTGCAGAGGGAAGCGATGCTGATCTGACTTTACTGGATCCTGAAAAAGAGGTAACTTTGACAGGTGAAGCGTTACACTCGGCTTCCGGCTATACTCCCTTTGAAGGTATGCGGGTCAAGGGATATCCCATTTTAACCATCCTGCGGGGAAAGGTCTTGTATCAGGATGGAAAATTTGTGGCAGAAGCCCCCGAGGGAAGATTTGTAAAAGCTGTAAGCAAATAA
- the arcC gene encoding carbamate kinase produces MKTVVVALGGNAILQPKQKGTIEEQMANVNASAKNIVKLIQEGYRVVVAHGNGPQVGNILLQNAAAREQVPAMPLDVCGAESQGLIGYMIQQNIRNELKKAGIDKPVVTILTQVVVDRHDPAFQNPTKPVGAFYSKEEAEKNMKEKGETWIEDSGRGWRKVVPSPKPQEVVELEAVRTLVETGAVVIAVGGGGIPVVKEGDKLVGVEAVIDKDLASSLLAKNLGADILAIATDVPYVAINYGKPDQKNLKSMTVAEAKKYLEEGQFGKGSMGPKVQAVLNFVEAGGQGIITSLDTLREAVVGDAGTKVVNS; encoded by the coding sequence ATGAAGACAGTAGTTGTGGCCCTCGGAGGCAATGCAATTTTGCAGCCTAAGCAAAAGGGGACTATCGAAGAACAAATGGCTAACGTCAACGCCAGTGCCAAAAACATCGTTAAGCTGATTCAGGAAGGTTACCGGGTTGTTGTGGCTCATGGCAACGGCCCCCAGGTGGGCAACATCCTCTTGCAAAACGCTGCTGCCCGGGAACAGGTTCCGGCTATGCCGCTGGATGTTTGCGGTGCAGAAAGCCAGGGACTGATTGGCTACATGATTCAGCAAAATATCCGGAACGAGCTGAAAAAAGCCGGAATTGATAAACCGGTGGTTACTATCTTAACCCAAGTGGTTGTGGACCGTCATGACCCCGCTTTTCAAAACCCTACAAAGCCGGTTGGTGCTTTCTACAGCAAGGAAGAAGCGGAGAAAAACATGAAAGAAAAAGGAGAAACCTGGATTGAAGACAGCGGGCGCGGCTGGAGAAAAGTCGTACCATCCCCTAAACCACAGGAAGTGGTGGAATTAGAGGCAGTCCGTACCCTGGTGGAGACCGGTGCGGTGGTAATCGCCGTCGGCGGCGGAGGGATTCCTGTTGTTAAGGAGGGCGATAAGCTTGTAGGAGTTGAGGCGGTTATTGATAAAGATTTGGCCAGCAGTTTGTTAGCTAAAAATTTAGGAGCGGATATCCTGGCAATTGCGACTGATGTTCCCTATGTAGCTATAAATTACGGTAAGCCTGACCAAAAGAATTTAAAAAGCATGACCGTAGCAGAGGCTAAAAAATACCTGGAAGAAGGCCAGTTCGGTAAAGGCAGCATGGGACCTAAAGTGCAGGCTGTGCTTAACTTTGTGGAGGCAGGCGGCCAAGGCATCATTACTTCGCTGGACACTTTGCGGGAAGCGGTGGTGGGCGATGCCGGCACTAAGGTAGTAAATAGCTAA
- a CDS encoding UbiD family decarboxylase: MSQVNDLRSFIEVLRTNNQLAEIEKEVSLQYEIGTVLANLEKKNLGAGFFKNVKDRDIPVIGGVLGSMERIALALGCSKDKIVEVTGQALDNPIKPVKVANAPCQENILTGDQVDLGKLPIPQHAPKDGGPFITGGVIVSKELHGTRQNLSFQRMQVKGRDKLGIMINEWRHLKEFYDEAEAEGKALPIAIAIGVDPVIYIGAGLRYDGDEMELAGALRGEPIEVVKCITSDVYVPARAEIIIEAEVVPNYREEEGPLGEFTGHYSDPWPSPTLKVNAITYRNNPIYQTIAGASFEHINLGNVLPREPLLKKFTTYVSKGVINVHIPPYGSGFLALVQLRKKNPGEPKNVALAAMMTYVNIKNVIVVDEDVDIYNPSDVMWAVSNRVVPERDIFYIPNAQGHELDPCSDNRGVQTKMGIDATLAEDSKGLERVVYPDVDLSEYLK; encoded by the coding sequence GTGTCACAAGTTAACGACTTACGGTCTTTTATTGAGGTGCTCAGAACTAACAACCAGCTAGCCGAAATTGAAAAAGAAGTCAGCCTCCAATATGAAATCGGCACCGTTTTGGCCAATCTGGAGAAAAAGAACCTGGGGGCAGGCTTTTTTAAAAATGTCAAGGACCGGGATATCCCGGTAATTGGCGGCGTTCTTGGTTCTATGGAAAGGATCGCCTTAGCCCTGGGGTGCAGCAAGGATAAAATAGTGGAAGTTACAGGCCAAGCCCTGGACAACCCCATTAAGCCTGTAAAGGTAGCCAATGCTCCCTGCCAGGAAAATATTTTGACCGGCGACCAGGTGGACTTGGGCAAACTGCCTATTCCCCAGCACGCCCCGAAAGACGGCGGGCCATTTATCACCGGCGGGGTAATAGTTTCCAAAGAACTGCATGGCACTCGCCAGAACCTGTCCTTCCAAAGGATGCAGGTCAAAGGCAGGGATAAGCTCGGCATCATGATCAACGAGTGGCGGCATCTGAAGGAATTCTACGATGAGGCGGAAGCCGAGGGTAAAGCTCTGCCCATCGCAATTGCCATTGGCGTAGACCCGGTGATTTACATCGGGGCCGGCTTGCGCTACGACGGTGATGAAATGGAACTGGCCGGCGCTTTGAGGGGGGAACCCATCGAGGTTGTTAAGTGTATCACCTCGGATGTTTATGTGCCTGCCAGGGCTGAAATTATCATTGAGGCGGAAGTTGTCCCCAATTACAGGGAAGAGGAAGGGCCGCTGGGTGAATTTACAGGGCATTACAGCGATCCCTGGCCCAGCCCCACGCTGAAGGTCAATGCGATCACATATAGAAATAACCCCATTTACCAGACTATTGCCGGTGCTTCTTTCGAGCATATCAATTTAGGCAATGTGCTGCCCCGGGAGCCGCTCCTGAAGAAGTTTACCACTTATGTTTCCAAAGGAGTAATCAACGTTCACATTCCTCCTTACGGCAGCGGCTTCCTGGCACTGGTGCAGCTCAGAAAGAAAAACCCGGGTGAACCCAAGAATGTGGCTTTGGCAGCCATGATGACTTATGTCAACATTAAGAATGTGATTGTGGTAGACGAGGATGTAGATATCTACAACCCGTCCGATGTGATGTGGGCTGTGTCCAACAGGGTAGTGCCTGAACGGGACATTTTCTACATTCCCAACGCCCAGGGCCATGAACTGGATCCTTGCTCTGACAACAGGGGTGTACAAACAAAGATGGGAATTGACGCTACTTTGGCTGAAGACAGCAAAGGCTTGGAGCGTGTGGTTTATCCTGATGTGGACTTGAGCGAATACCTGAAATAG
- a CDS encoding amidohydrolase family protein, with amino-acid sequence MATVIKGGFLMTEEGIKKDWGVRVEGNRIVQVGPNGGLRVDSGDKVLDATDRLVAPGFINGHMHMYGVLSHGITVEALVTEFSSFLEDFWWPYVEDRLDHQLVEITTRWACVEMIKSGITTFMDVLEGPNSIPGALEVEAKVVNAAGLRGILTFEACERMGKENGQLGLKENADFVRKYNKPGNLVQGMMSIHTLFTADQDYVVQAREMAKELGCDIHMHLSESVYEPNWTLKRYGKRPVEIYDELGYMGPNVVASQGVQLEPHEIDIIAKRGARLVHMPLSNCEVGGGVAPVPDLLAKGIKVGLGTDGYVNSFFEVMRGAFLIHKAYRQDPQVMPAKDVYKMATSLGAEALGYKDLGKLEEGCLADIITIKIDTPTPINEHNVYDQLVLFRNPSDVVDVMVDGKFVMESGRLLTVDEEKAKAETRAAADKFWKGNK; translated from the coding sequence ATGGCAACTGTAATTAAAGGCGGTTTTTTAATGACCGAAGAGGGCATCAAAAAAGACTGGGGAGTAAGAGTGGAGGGCAACAGGATTGTCCAAGTGGGTCCTAACGGAGGACTGCGAGTGGATTCCGGTGACAAAGTGCTGGATGCCACTGACAGGCTGGTAGCTCCTGGTTTTATCAACGGGCACATGCATATGTACGGGGTTTTATCCCACGGCATTACAGTGGAAGCGCTGGTCACGGAGTTCTCCAGCTTTTTGGAAGATTTCTGGTGGCCCTACGTTGAAGACCGCCTCGATCACCAATTAGTAGAGATAACCACCAGGTGGGCCTGTGTGGAGATGATTAAAAGCGGCATTACCACCTTTATGGACGTGCTGGAGGGTCCTAATTCCATTCCCGGAGCTTTGGAGGTAGAAGCAAAAGTTGTCAACGCGGCAGGTCTAAGGGGCATTCTCACTTTTGAGGCCTGTGAGCGCATGGGCAAAGAGAACGGACAGCTCGGACTGAAAGAAAACGCCGACTTTGTCAGGAAATACAACAAGCCGGGCAATTTAGTACAGGGCATGATGAGCATCCACACCCTCTTCACCGCTGACCAGGACTATGTGGTTCAGGCCAGGGAAATGGCCAAGGAATTGGGCTGCGATATCCATATGCACCTTTCTGAAAGCGTTTATGAGCCCAACTGGACTTTAAAAAGATATGGTAAGCGGCCTGTGGAGATCTATGATGAGTTGGGATATATGGGACCCAATGTGGTTGCCTCCCAAGGCGTGCAGCTTGAACCCCATGAGATCGACATTATCGCCAAGCGGGGAGCCAGACTGGTGCACATGCCCCTCTCCAACTGCGAAGTGGGCGGCGGTGTGGCACCCGTGCCGGATCTCCTGGCAAAAGGGATTAAGGTAGGCCTTGGTACCGATGGCTATGTAAACAGTTTCTTTGAAGTGATGCGGGGCGCTTTCCTGATTCATAAAGCATACCGCCAGGACCCCCAGGTAATGCCGGCGAAAGACGTTTACAAGATGGCAACCAGCCTTGGGGCAGAAGCATTGGGTTATAAGGATTTAGGGAAGCTGGAAGAAGGCTGTCTGGCTGACATCATTACAATTAAAATAGATACGCCGACCCCAATCAATGAGCACAACGTCTATGACCAGCTGGTGCTCTTCCGCAACCCTTCCGACGTAGTTGACGTAATGGTTGACGGCAAGTTTGTCATGGAGAGCGGCAGGCTTCTGACTGTTGATGAAGAAAAGGCTAAGGCTGAAACCAGGGCGGCAGCCGATAAGTTTTGGAAGGGCAACAAATAG
- a CDS encoding xanthine dehydrogenase family protein molybdopterin-binding subunit yields MPLMGSKSFRVLNRAVPRVDAVDKVTGRAQYAADLKFPNMLVGGCLRSGLSHANIVKIDTSKAKAIPGVKAVLTAADIPKPQSWADYMYITDKVRYVGDVVAIAAAEDKETLEEALKAIEVEYEELEGVYTIDDALKPDAIQVREKGVGLVDGIPTPGTKGNVFLESYYPIRKGNVEEAFKQCDVIIEREYRTQFVEHSYIEPEACVAVSNPVDGTMTVYSSSQNPFFGRRYIADALQIPMNKARLVQQTLGGSFGGKEELVGLTVGRAALLAKATGRPVKMVVSREESFLESSKRHPFRFRYKIGATKDGRILALEGQLIDNSGAYNNQTQYMNCRAAIHSAGVYNIPNVKTDTFGVFTNNIHGGAFRGYSSPQVIFAQESLIEELAEALNMDVIELRRKNLLKQYDLTATGQKLVQPTLIREIMEYMLEKTDFVAKREQYKQQTGPKRRGIGFVTCYRGCGLGAESPDASGAQVTALEDGTIIINSGTAENGQGLKTAYTQIAAEALGVRVEDIHHIGVDTHAIADSGMTVASRGTVMGAQSMRKAALKLRKLLEETAADMLNLSPLDEVVIEDSMCYAKSDPNTKIPLSKVCAARLWSGKQLSVYEWFEPKPLHFDHHTGQGDVFPTYSYACVVAEVEVDLETGYVDVLKVSSGHDCGTVINPALAKGQIYGGIAMGMGFALTEEVEVEQGKVGTVNFDSYIFPTAMDVPEMEPVLFECDDPEGTYGAKSLGEPATEAVGAAIASAVNSVLKEARGERLRRLPFDLERVLLGKSLRAGGNS; encoded by the coding sequence ATGCCACTGATGGGGAGCAAGAGCTTCAGGGTTCTGAATAGGGCGGTACCCCGGGTTGATGCGGTTGACAAGGTTACGGGCCGTGCTCAATATGCTGCTGATCTGAAATTTCCCAATATGCTGGTGGGCGGATGCCTGAGAAGCGGGTTAAGCCATGCTAACATTGTCAAAATCGATACTTCCAAGGCAAAAGCTATTCCCGGTGTAAAAGCTGTCTTAACTGCAGCGGATATTCCCAAACCGCAAAGCTGGGCCGACTACATGTACATCACCGATAAAGTCAGGTATGTGGGCGATGTTGTGGCCATAGCGGCTGCCGAGGACAAAGAAACCCTCGAAGAGGCTTTAAAAGCAATTGAGGTTGAATACGAAGAGCTGGAGGGTGTATATACCATTGACGACGCCTTAAAACCCGACGCAATCCAGGTCAGGGAAAAGGGTGTAGGCTTGGTGGACGGTATCCCCACACCCGGGACTAAAGGAAACGTTTTCTTAGAGTCATATTACCCAATACGCAAGGGAAATGTGGAAGAAGCCTTCAAGCAGTGTGACGTGATTATTGAACGGGAGTACAGGACCCAATTTGTGGAGCATTCCTATATTGAACCGGAAGCTTGTGTGGCGGTTTCCAACCCGGTTGACGGCACCATGACGGTTTATTCATCTTCCCAGAACCCCTTTTTTGGCAGAAGGTATATTGCCGATGCTTTGCAAATTCCAATGAATAAGGCCCGTCTAGTACAGCAGACGCTGGGCGGATCTTTCGGGGGTAAAGAGGAACTGGTAGGGCTCACGGTAGGCAGGGCAGCTTTACTTGCCAAAGCCACCGGTCGACCGGTGAAAATGGTGGTGAGCCGGGAAGAGTCTTTCCTGGAGAGCTCCAAGCGCCATCCCTTCAGGTTCCGTTACAAAATCGGGGCGACTAAAGACGGCAGGATTTTGGCTTTGGAAGGTCAGCTGATTGACAACAGCGGTGCCTATAACAACCAGACCCAGTATATGAACTGCAGGGCGGCTATCCATTCTGCCGGCGTTTATAATATACCCAACGTCAAAACCGACACTTTCGGCGTCTTCACCAACAATATCCATGGAGGGGCATTCCGCGGGTACAGCTCACCGCAGGTTATCTTTGCCCAGGAATCCTTAATTGAGGAATTGGCTGAGGCGCTGAACATGGATGTCATTGAATTAAGAAGAAAGAACTTGTTAAAACAGTACGACTTAACTGCAACCGGCCAAAAGCTGGTCCAACCTACGCTTATCCGGGAAATCATGGAATACATGTTGGAAAAAACGGACTTTGTGGCCAAACGGGAGCAATATAAGCAGCAAACCGGACCAAAGAGGCGCGGCATTGGCTTTGTGACCTGTTACCGGGGCTGCGGCCTCGGAGCCGAATCGCCCGATGCCTCCGGTGCCCAAGTAACTGCCCTGGAAGACGGGACAATCATCATTAATTCCGGTACTGCCGAAAACGGGCAGGGTTTAAAGACCGCCTATACGCAGATTGCAGCTGAAGCTTTGGGGGTGCGGGTGGAGGATATCCACCATATCGGTGTGGATACCCATGCTATCGCCGACAGCGGTATGACTGTTGCTTCCCGGGGAACGGTAATGGGTGCCCAGTCCATGAGAAAAGCAGCATTGAAGCTGAGAAAACTCCTTGAGGAAACTGCTGCGGATATGTTGAACCTTTCCCCGCTGGATGAAGTGGTAATCGAAGACAGCATGTGTTATGCCAAAAGCGATCCCAACACAAAGATACCGCTAAGCAAAGTATGTGCTGCCCGGCTCTGGTCCGGTAAACAGCTGAGCGTCTACGAATGGTTTGAACCCAAACCGCTGCATTTTGATCACCATACCGGCCAGGGGGATGTGTTCCCCACCTATTCCTACGCCTGCGTAGTGGCGGAAGTGGAGGTTGATCTGGAAACAGGCTATGTGGATGTGCTGAAAGTGTCTTCCGGCCATGACTGCGGCACAGTAATCAACCCCGCTTTGGCCAAAGGCCAGATCTACGGCGGTATAGCCATGGGAATGGGGTTTGCGCTTACTGAAGAAGTGGAAGTGGAGCAAGGAAAAGTAGGGACGGTAAACTTCGATTCCTATATTTTCCCCACAGCCATGGATGTACCTGAAATGGAACCGGTATTGTTTGAATGCGACGATCCCGAGGGGACTTACGGGGCAAAAAGTTTAGGCGAGCCTGCGACGGAAGCTGTGGGAGCGGCAATTGCCAGCGCAGTGAACAGCGTGCTGAAAGAAGCCAGAGGTGAACGTCTCAGAAGGCTGCCCTTCGACCTGGAACGTGTGCTGTTAGGTAAATCCTTAAGGGCAGGAGGTAATTCCTGA
- a CDS encoding FAD binding domain-containing protein — MMRFAYLRPASVQEACELLNKYGGAAKVIAGGTDLMVQIRDEDKKLAGLKYVVDISQLNGLRYIQGDEDVVRIGALVTHDQIYNSPMLRTAAPFLPAACNTVGSPQIRHRGTIGGSVCNASPAADPVPALVALDASLKLESVRGVRVVPVTSVFEKPYRTNIAADELLTEISFKRLPAGAKTAFLKLGRRKALAIARMNVAVCLVLDGEGKVAEARIAPGSVLPKPGRVAAAEEVLVGKVPTAELLEEAGKKVAEEMVKQSGIRWSTPYKEPVIAVLTRRALQQAIVLTNL; from the coding sequence ATGATGCGCTTTGCATACTTAAGACCTGCTTCGGTTCAGGAAGCATGTGAGTTGCTGAATAAATACGGCGGCGCGGCTAAAGTCATAGCCGGCGGCACCGACCTGATGGTCCAAATCCGCGATGAGGATAAAAAATTGGCGGGACTGAAATACGTGGTGGATATCAGCCAATTGAACGGCCTGCGCTACATCCAGGGAGACGAGGACGTGGTCCGCATTGGCGCCCTGGTTACCCATGACCAGATTTATAATTCGCCCATGCTCAGGACAGCAGCGCCTTTTCTCCCCGCAGCCTGTAACACTGTCGGCTCACCCCAGATCAGGCACCGTGGCACCATCGGGGGAAGTGTCTGCAACGCTTCCCCGGCGGCGGACCCGGTACCGGCGCTGGTGGCACTGGATGCCAGCTTAAAGCTGGAAAGCGTGCGGGGGGTCAGGGTAGTGCCGGTTACAAGTGTTTTTGAAAAACCCTACCGTACGAATATCGCTGCTGATGAGCTGTTGACGGAAATCAGCTTTAAGCGGCTGCCGGCAGGAGCCAAAACAGCTTTCCTGAAGCTGGGCAGGAGAAAAGCGCTGGCCATTGCCAGAATGAATGTGGCTGTCTGCCTGGTTTTGGACGGAGAGGGGAAAGTGGCCGAGGCCCGTATTGCTCCCGGTTCCGTCCTGCCGAAGCCCGGCCGGGTAGCTGCTGCAGAGGAAGTGCTGGTAGGTAAGGTGCCAACTGCTGAGCTTTTGGAAGAGGCCGGTAAGAAAGTGGCGGAAGAAATGGTCAAACAATCGGGAATCAGGTGGTCTACTCCATATAAAGAGCCTGTGATTGCGGTTTTGACCCGCAGGGCGCTGCAGCAAGCGATAGTGTTAACTAACTTATGA